A window of Candidatus Nitrospira allomarina genomic DNA:
AGATCATTATTGAAGGAGAACATATCCGTTTTGTCACGGATGTCCTGGATAGAATCAAAGCGAGCGGGTATACCGTCTTCAGTAATATTTCGGGAAAAGGCCACAGCGGATACCATGAGGGTCACCTCATGTTTAATGATACGAGCAGTTTGCAAATGGTCCTGACCGTCGTTCCTGAGGAAAAGGTTGAGCCCATTCTTTTTGCGCTGAAACCTTTCCTCGAGCGGCATTCGGGAAGCGTGTTTGTCCTGGATGCCAGTGTTTTGAGGCCCGATCATTTTCTAACTACCGATTCCTAATCCC
This region includes:
- a CDS encoding P-II family nitrogen regulator, with amino-acid sequence MSIRLFPMKEIKIIIEGEHIRFVTDVLDRIKASGYTVFSNISGKGHSGYHEGHLMFNDTSSLQMVLTVVPEEKVEPILFALKPFLERHSGSVFVLDASVLRPDHFLTTDS